The following are from one region of the Stenotrophomonas lactitubi genome:
- a CDS encoding acyltransferase family protein, with product MTRRHDLDTLRIGAFGLLILYHVAMAYVAGWDFHLKSAHTAGWLQWPMIALNRWRMPLLFAISGIALGLCLPAHGRWQFALRRGWRLLLPLLFGIVAVVSLQAYCEAVDKGEVTPGLGAFLWRYWQFRPWPGASFSGAAYGFTWNHLWYLAYLIPYTLLAILLASMLRPLRQRLPDLPLGDRWIATLGLLLPVLWLAWALLVILPAHPPTHALVDDLYVHAESLPLFLGGFLAARWQRGWDLLVRGRRLTLVLAVIGLTVELGIRALARMPDVGDLPEWVLSLPWAQTERVGRAMYTWCALLAIFGWAQVLLARPWRGLGYCREAVFSWYILHQTVLIVLLYWLRPLQLGAWLEPVLVIIGTVGGCLLIHELLVRRVCWLRPLFGLRANPPSSPAVLAVTVQ from the coding sequence ATGACCCGCCGCCACGACCTCGACACCCTGCGCATCGGCGCCTTCGGGCTGTTGATCCTCTATCACGTGGCCATGGCTTACGTGGCCGGATGGGACTTCCACCTCAAGAGCGCTCACACGGCCGGGTGGCTGCAGTGGCCGATGATCGCGCTGAATCGCTGGCGCATGCCCCTGCTATTCGCGATTTCCGGCATCGCGCTGGGCCTGTGCCTGCCCGCGCACGGCCGTTGGCAGTTTGCGTTGCGGCGCGGCTGGCGCCTGTTGTTGCCGCTGCTGTTCGGCATCGTCGCGGTCGTCTCGCTGCAGGCCTACTGCGAGGCGGTGGACAAGGGCGAGGTCACGCCGGGGCTCGGCGCATTCCTGTGGCGCTACTGGCAATTCCGGCCGTGGCCGGGCGCCAGCTTCAGCGGTGCAGCCTATGGCTTCACCTGGAACCACCTGTGGTACCTGGCATACCTGATCCCCTACACGCTGCTGGCCATCCTGTTGGCCAGCATGTTGCGGCCGCTACGCCAGCGCCTGCCGGATCTGCCTCTGGGCGACCGTTGGATCGCCACGCTGGGTCTGCTGCTGCCGGTGCTGTGGCTGGCGTGGGCACTGCTGGTCATCCTGCCCGCGCACCCGCCAACCCATGCGCTGGTCGATGACCTGTACGTCCACGCCGAATCGCTGCCCCTGTTCCTCGGCGGCTTCCTTGCGGCGCGCTGGCAGCGTGGATGGGACCTGCTGGTGCGTGGCCGGCGGTTGACCCTGGTATTGGCCGTGATCGGGCTGACTGTCGAACTGGGCATCCGCGCACTGGCCCGGATGCCCGACGTTGGCGATCTGCCTGAGTGGGTGCTGTCGCTGCCATGGGCGCAGACCGAGCGCGTCGGCCGCGCGATGTACACCTGGTGCGCCCTGCTGGCCATCTTCGGCTGGGCACAGGTCCTGCTTGCGCGGCCATGGCGTGGCCTGGGCTACTGCCGCGAGGCGGTCTTCAGCTGGTACATCCTGCACCAGACCGTGCTGATCGTACTGCTGTACTGGCTGCGGCCGCTGCAACTGGGCGCTTGGCTGGAGCCGGTGCTGGTGATCATCGGCACTGTCGGTGGCTGCCTTCTGATTCACGAACTGCTGGTGCGGCGTGTGTGCTGGCTGCGGCCGCTGTTCGGGCTGCGTGCCAATCCGCCGTCGTCGCCGGCTGTACTCGCCGTGACAGTGCAATGA
- a CDS encoding LytTR family DNA-binding domain-containing protein: protein MGSSRQGRQVAVFWALLFLGTAAANVLAKVMMAARDGVPPQWMAVTIDEFSSALVSLLLLVLLIRAASRWPLHADTWRQRLMPYLLGAVAWWLLHVSGMVLLRKAAHALLGSHYTFGDWPAQWFYEFFKDIQTYALLVSAVHAVAWFGRRRQGEATLLAAPDEGPPVEPVDRPDHFLVRKLGKEFLVATADVEYAQAAGNYVNLRVRGHDYPLRITMAVLEARLDPVLFLRSHRSWLVNRDQLRSIEPLDGGEALLHMADGARVPCSRRQLPLLRQALGG from the coding sequence ATGGGCAGCAGCAGGCAAGGACGGCAGGTGGCCGTGTTCTGGGCCCTGTTGTTCCTGGGTACGGCGGCGGCCAACGTGCTGGCCAAGGTGATGATGGCGGCGCGTGACGGAGTGCCACCGCAGTGGATGGCGGTGACGATCGATGAATTCAGCAGTGCGCTGGTGTCGCTGCTGCTGTTGGTGTTGCTGATCCGTGCCGCCTCACGCTGGCCGCTGCATGCCGATACCTGGCGGCAGCGACTGATGCCGTACCTGCTGGGTGCGGTCGCGTGGTGGCTGCTGCACGTGAGTGGGATGGTGCTGCTGCGCAAGGCCGCGCACGCCTTGCTTGGCAGCCACTACACCTTCGGTGACTGGCCGGCGCAATGGTTCTATGAGTTCTTCAAGGACATCCAGACCTACGCGCTGCTGGTCTCGGCGGTACATGCCGTGGCCTGGTTCGGTCGGCGCAGGCAGGGCGAAGCGACCCTTCTGGCCGCCCCCGATGAGGGCCCGCCGGTCGAGCCGGTCGATCGTCCCGACCATTTCCTGGTGCGCAAGCTGGGCAAGGAGTTCCTGGTGGCCACGGCCGATGTCGAGTACGCCCAGGCCGCCGGCAACTACGTGAACCTGCGGGTGCGCGGCCATGACTACCCGCTGCGGATCACCATGGCGGTGCTGGAAGCGCGGCTGGACCCGGTCCTGTTCCTGCGCAGCCACCGCAGCTGGCTGGTCAATCGTGACCAGCTGCGCTCGATTGAGCCGCTGGATGGCGGCGAGGCCTTGCTGCACATGGCTGACGGGGCCCGGGTGCCGTGCAGCCGGCGCCAGCTGCCGCTGCTGCGGCAGGCACTGGGCGGGTAG
- the prfB gene encoding peptide chain release factor 2 (programmed frameshift) → MIELNPVRQRIADLTDRVLSLRGYLDYDAKKERLEEVTRELESPDVWNNAEYAQNLGRERSTLEKTVGGIAAVLEGLSDATELLELAESEQDEDTALAVVADLDKHQAHVEKLEFQRMFSGQMDTAPAFVDIQAGAGGTEAQDWAEILLRMYLRWCESRGWKTELMEVSGGDVAGIKSATLRVEGDYAYGWLKTETGVHRLVRKSPFDSDNRRHTSFTSVFVSPEVDNNIEIDINPADLRTDVYRSSGAGGQHVNKTESAVRITHIPTNTVVACQTGRSQHQNRDNAMKMLAAKLYELEIQKRNAERDAVEATKSDIGWGSQIRNYVLDQSRIKDLRTGIERSDTQKVLDGDLDEFVEASLKAGLAVGSKRIDA, encoded by the exons ATGATCGAACTGAATCCTGTCCGCCAGCGCATCGCCGATCTGACCGATCGCGTGTTGTCGCTCCGGGGGTATCTT GACTACGACGCCAAGAAAGAGCGTCTTGAAGAAGTAACGCGGGAGCTGGAAAGCCCCGACGTCTGGAACAACGCCGAGTACGCCCAGAACCTGGGGCGCGAGCGCTCGACCCTGGAAAAGACCGTGGGCGGCATCGCCGCGGTGCTGGAAGGCCTGAGCGACGCCACCGAACTGCTGGAGCTGGCCGAGTCCGAGCAGGACGAGGACACCGCGCTGGCCGTGGTGGCCGACCTGGACAAGCACCAGGCGCACGTGGAGAAGCTGGAGTTCCAGCGCATGTTCTCCGGCCAGATGGACACCGCCCCGGCGTTCGTCGACATCCAGGCCGGCGCCGGTGGCACCGAAGCCCAGGACTGGGCCGAGATCCTGCTGCGCATGTACCTGCGCTGGTGCGAATCGCGTGGCTGGAAGACCGAGCTGATGGAAGTCTCCGGTGGCGACGTCGCGGGCATCAAGTCGGCCACGCTGCGCGTGGAAGGCGACTACGCCTATGGCTGGCTGAAGACCGAGACCGGCGTGCACCGCCTGGTGCGCAAGTCGCCGTTCGACTCGGACAACCGCCGCCATACCAGCTTCACCTCGGTGTTCGTGTCGCCGGAAGTGGACAACAACATCGAGATCGACATCAATCCGGCCGATCTGCGTACCGACGTGTACCGCTCGTCCGGTGCCGGTGGTCAGCACGTCAACAAGACCGAGTCGGCGGTGCGTATCACCCACATCCCGACCAACACGGTCGTGGCCTGCCAGACCGGCCGCAGCCAGCACCAGAACCGCGACAACGCGATGAAGATGCTGGCCGCCAAGCTGTACGAGCTGGAAATCCAGAAGCGCAACGCCGAGCGCGATGCGGTGGAAGCCACCAAGTCCGACATCGGCTGGGGCAGCCAGATCCGCAACTACGTGCTCGACCAGAGCCGTATCAAGGACCTGCGCACCGGCATCGAGCGTTCGGATACGCAGAAGGTGCTCGATGGTGACCTGGACGAATTCGTCGAGGCCAGCCTGAAGGCCGGCCTGGCGGTCGGCTCCAAGCGCATCGACGCCTGA
- a CDS encoding helix-turn-helix transcriptional regulator, protein MMRSEAERKELGGFLKACRARVEPATLGLPAGRRRTPGLKREEVALAIGVSVSWYTWIEQGREVRASPEVLERLAQVLRMSDDERAYAFALSGYGVPLESPDETVTDGLRQLVEAMQPIPAYVRNTRFDILAWNPAIADLFVDYGQLAPHERNTLRLMFLYPPYRTLILNWEEMTRGLLASFRAAMAQAPDKAPFLALAEDIGTHSEQFREWWPEHDVRRFDEGAKKLNHPTRGLLDLQYVALVPESRHDLSLVTYLPRR, encoded by the coding sequence ATGATGCGCAGTGAAGCCGAACGCAAGGAACTGGGTGGCTTTCTCAAGGCCTGCCGCGCTCGGGTCGAGCCAGCAACACTGGGGCTGCCCGCGGGGCGCAGGCGCACGCCGGGCCTGAAGCGAGAGGAAGTCGCGCTGGCGATCGGGGTCAGCGTCAGCTGGTACACCTGGATCGAGCAGGGCCGCGAAGTTCGTGCCTCGCCCGAGGTGCTGGAGCGCCTGGCGCAGGTGCTGCGGATGAGCGACGACGAGCGCGCCTACGCGTTCGCGCTGTCCGGCTACGGGGTGCCGCTGGAGTCCCCCGACGAAACGGTGACCGACGGCCTGCGCCAGCTGGTGGAGGCGATGCAGCCGATCCCCGCCTACGTGCGCAATACCCGTTTCGACATCCTGGCCTGGAATCCGGCCATCGCCGATCTGTTTGTCGACTACGGTCAGTTGGCGCCGCATGAACGCAATACGCTGCGGCTGATGTTCCTGTATCCGCCGTACAGAACGTTGATTCTCAACTGGGAAGAAATGACCCGCGGCCTGCTGGCCAGCTTCCGTGCGGCGATGGCGCAGGCACCGGACAAGGCGCCGTTCCTGGCGCTGGCCGAGGATATCGGCACGCACAGCGAGCAGTTCCGTGAGTGGTGGCCGGAGCACGATGTGCGTCGTTTCGACGAAGGTGCCAAGAAGCTGAACCATCCCACGCGCGGGCTGCTGGACCTGCAGTACGTGGCGCTGGTGCCGGAGAGCCGGCATGACCTGTCACTGGTGACCTACCTGCCGCGCAGGTAG
- a CDS encoding NAD-dependent succinate-semialdehyde dehydrogenase has translation MSASPAAPAAISRDPATGQQIASHPFATDAELEAILDRGQAGFAAWSAQSLEQRAGVLRAMAAVLRRDRQPLAELATAEMGKVHAESLAEIEKCAVLCDWYADNGAAFLRDEPTAVADNKAYVSYLPLGVVLGIMPWNFPYWQVMRAAVPILMGGNGFLLKPAENIVGTAALLAAAWRDAGLPEGAFIAANISREGTSAAIADDRIAAVTLTGSVAAGRSIAAQAGQALKKVVLELGGSDPFIVLADADLDAAVDAAVASRFQNTGQVCIAGKRIIVEAPVYERFVALFCERVQALTVGDGREAGNRIGPMARQDLLEQLDAQVRASVEAGAQLLVGGKQLDRPGSFYAPTVLAGVEPGMQAFDTETFGPVASISRARDADHAVELANQSEFGLSGNLWTGDHARAMQLARRLQTGGVFVNGFSASDPRVPIGGVKKSGFGRELSHFGIREFVNAQTVWFDRR, from the coding sequence ATGTCCGCTTCCCCCGCAGCCCCCGCTGCCATTTCCCGCGATCCGGCCACCGGCCAGCAGATCGCCAGCCACCCCTTCGCCACTGACGCCGAGCTGGAAGCGATCCTTGATCGCGGACAGGCCGGCTTTGCTGCCTGGAGTGCGCAGTCACTCGAACAACGCGCGGGCGTGCTGCGTGCGATGGCGGCCGTGCTGCGTCGCGACCGCCAGCCCCTGGCCGAGCTGGCCACCGCCGAGATGGGCAAGGTCCACGCCGAGTCGCTGGCTGAGATCGAGAAGTGCGCGGTCCTGTGTGACTGGTACGCCGACAACGGCGCGGCGTTCCTGCGCGACGAGCCGACGGCGGTGGCCGACAACAAGGCCTATGTCTCCTATCTGCCGCTGGGCGTGGTGCTCGGCATCATGCCGTGGAACTTCCCGTACTGGCAGGTGATGCGCGCGGCCGTGCCGATCCTCATGGGCGGCAATGGCTTCCTGCTGAAGCCTGCCGAAAACATCGTCGGCACCGCCGCGCTGCTCGCCGCTGCGTGGCGCGATGCGGGCCTGCCGGAGGGCGCCTTCATCGCCGCCAACATCAGCCGCGAGGGCACCAGTGCTGCCATCGCCGATGACCGCATCGCGGCAGTGACCCTGACCGGCAGCGTCGCCGCGGGGCGCAGCATCGCCGCGCAGGCCGGGCAGGCGCTGAAGAAGGTGGTACTTGAACTGGGTGGCTCGGATCCGTTCATCGTGCTGGCTGACGCCGACCTCGATGCCGCGGTCGATGCTGCTGTGGCCTCGCGTTTCCAGAACACCGGGCAGGTGTGCATTGCCGGCAAGCGCATCATCGTCGAAGCGCCGGTGTACGAGCGCTTCGTGGCGTTGTTCTGCGAGCGGGTGCAGGCGCTGACCGTGGGCGATGGCCGAGAGGCCGGCAACCGGATCGGCCCGATGGCCCGCCAGGACCTGCTTGAACAGCTTGATGCGCAGGTGCGCGCCTCGGTCGAGGCCGGTGCGCAGCTGCTGGTGGGCGGCAAGCAGCTCGATCGCCCCGGCAGCTTCTATGCCCCCACCGTGCTGGCCGGCGTCGAGCCGGGAATGCAGGCCTTCGACACCGAGACCTTCGGGCCGGTGGCATCGATCAGCCGCGCGCGCGATGCCGATCATGCGGTGGAACTGGCCAACCAGAGCGAGTTCGGGCTCAGCGGCAATCTGTGGACGGGCGACCACGCCCGCGCGATGCAGCTGGCACGCCGTCTGCAGACCGGTGGCGTGTTCGTCAACGGCTTCTCGGCCTCCGATCCGCGCGTGCCGATCGGAGGCGTGAAGAAAAGTGGCTTCGGCCGCGAGCTGTCGCACTTCGGTATCCGCGAATTCGTCAACGCGCAGACGGTGTGGTTCGACCGTCGTTGA
- a CDS encoding acetolactate synthase large subunit encodes MSKGSDLLVAALENEGVERIFGIPGEENLDVVESLRHSSIELVITRHEQAAVFMAATYGRLTGKPGVCLATLGPGALNFTTGAAYALLGAWPVIMITGQKGIVASKQARFQIVDIVGTMKPLTKSARQIVSARTIPIIVREAFRTALEERPGPVLLELPEDIAAMEVEDVAMIPPHPVDRPIASPEALDRAAQIIRDAKRPLLVIASAASRPQSSEALSAFVLRAGIPFVTTQMGKGAVAGGSGLYMGTAALSERDYVHMAIDQADVIVTIGHEVTEKPPFVMRPGGRTVIHIGYSQAAVEQVYFPQVEVIGDIGRSLTLLADRIEGKVDNAAALLPLRATILEHIADRAEEAGFTPQRLVHDVRQVMPPDGIVALDNGMYKIWFARNYRTQVANTLLLDNALATMGAGLPSAIMASILYPQRRVLAVCGDGGFMMNSQELETARRLGLNLVVLILNDGAYGMIRWKQAVDGFADYGMTFGNPDFVKYAEAYGCQGHEVTAIEQFIPTLEAAFTAGGVHLVSVPIDYSENQRVLVDELRQAFPGNG; translated from the coding sequence ATGTCCAAGGGTTCCGATCTGCTCGTCGCCGCACTCGAAAACGAGGGCGTCGAGCGCATTTTTGGCATTCCCGGTGAAGAGAACCTCGATGTCGTCGAGTCGCTTCGCCACTCCAGCATCGAGCTGGTCATCACCCGCCACGAACAGGCTGCCGTGTTCATGGCCGCCACCTATGGCCGCCTGACCGGCAAGCCGGGCGTCTGCCTGGCCACGCTCGGCCCGGGCGCACTGAACTTCACCACCGGTGCGGCCTATGCACTGCTCGGTGCGTGGCCGGTAATCATGATCACCGGGCAGAAGGGCATCGTTGCCAGCAAGCAGGCGCGCTTCCAGATCGTGGACATCGTCGGCACGATGAAGCCGCTGACCAAGTCCGCACGGCAGATCGTCTCGGCACGCACCATCCCGATCATCGTGCGCGAGGCGTTCCGCACGGCCCTGGAAGAACGCCCCGGCCCGGTGCTGCTGGAATTGCCCGAGGACATTGCGGCGATGGAGGTCGAGGACGTCGCAATGATTCCGCCGCACCCGGTGGATCGGCCGATTGCCAGCCCCGAGGCATTGGATCGCGCGGCGCAGATCATCCGCGACGCCAAGCGGCCGTTGCTGGTGATCGCGTCGGCGGCATCGCGGCCGCAGTCCAGCGAGGCGCTGTCGGCCTTCGTGCTGCGCGCCGGCATTCCGTTCGTCACCACGCAGATGGGCAAGGGCGCGGTGGCCGGCGGCTCGGGCCTGTACATGGGCACGGCGGCGCTGAGCGAGCGCGACTACGTGCACATGGCCATCGACCAGGCCGACGTGATCGTGACCATTGGCCACGAGGTGACGGAGAAGCCGCCGTTCGTGATGCGCCCGGGTGGCCGCACGGTCATCCACATCGGCTATTCGCAGGCCGCGGTTGAGCAGGTGTATTTCCCGCAGGTGGAGGTGATCGGCGATATCGGCCGTTCGCTGACCCTGCTGGCCGACCGCATCGAAGGCAAGGTCGACAACGCCGCGGCGCTGCTGCCGTTGCGTGCGACGATCCTGGAGCACATCGCCGATCGTGCCGAAGAGGCCGGCTTCACGCCGCAGCGGCTGGTGCATGACGTGCGCCAGGTGATGCCGCCGGACGGCATCGTTGCGCTGGACAACGGCATGTACAAGATCTGGTTTGCGCGCAATTACCGCACCCAGGTGGCGAACACGCTGCTGCTGGACAACGCATTGGCGACGATGGGTGCGGGCCTGCCGTCGGCGATCATGGCCTCGATCCTGTACCCGCAGCGCCGCGTGCTGGCGGTATGTGGCGATGGCGGTTTCATGATGAACAGCCAGGAGCTGGAGACGGCGCGCCGGCTGGGCCTGAACCTGGTGGTGCTGATCCTCAACGACGGCGCCTACGGCATGATCCGCTGGAAGCAGGCGGTGGACGGCTTCGCCGACTACGGCATGACCTTCGGCAATCCGGACTTCGTCAAATACGCCGAGGCCTATGGCTGCCAGGGGCATGAGGTGACCGCGATCGAGCAGTTCATTCCGACGCTGGAAGCGGCTTTCACCGCGGGCGGCGTGCACCTGGTGTCGGTGCCGATTGATTATTCGGAGAACCAGCGGGTGCTGGTGGACGAGCTGCGGCAGGCATTCCCCGGGAACGGGTGA
- the lysS gene encoding lysine--tRNA ligase, whose amino-acid sequence MSEATDTPPVDENKLIAERREKLKALRGQGIAYPNDFRREDFAGSLQDEFADAEQWTAETLEGNGRQVKMAGRLMAKRVMGKASFAQIQDESGRIQLFLQGSVLGDAYTAFKGWDVGDIIAVEGGLTRTKTGELSVKAESIRLLTKSLRPLPDKWHGLADVEQRYRQRYVDLIVTPESRAVFIKRSKIIRAMRAWLDNRDFLEVETPMMHYIPGGAAAKPFTTHHNALDLDLYLRVAPELYLKRLTVGGLERVYEINRNFRNEGVSTRHNPEFTMMELYEAYATYNEIMDLTEGVIRDVAQAVNGSTTVEWDGANIDLGPAFRRWRMDEAVRHHNPEISAADCTDRDALLRHCERLKIRVKPSYGWGKLLLEIFEATVEHTLIQPTFITDHPVEVSPLARANDNDPGYTDRFELFVNGKELANGFSELNDPEDQAQRFQAQVAAKEGGDDEAMHYDADYIRALEYGMAPTGGLGIGVDRLVMLLTGSSSIRDVLLFPYMRPEQ is encoded by the coding sequence ATGAGCGAAGCTACCGATACCCCCCCCGTCGACGAAAACAAGTTGATCGCCGAGCGCCGTGAGAAACTCAAAGCGCTGCGTGGGCAGGGCATCGCGTACCCGAACGACTTCCGTCGCGAGGACTTCGCCGGCAGCCTGCAGGACGAGTTCGCCGACGCGGAACAGTGGACCGCCGAAACCCTGGAAGGCAACGGCCGCCAGGTGAAGATGGCCGGTCGCCTGATGGCCAAGCGGGTCATGGGCAAGGCCAGCTTCGCCCAGATCCAGGACGAATCCGGCCGCATCCAGCTGTTCCTGCAGGGCAGCGTGCTGGGCGATGCCTACACCGCCTTCAAGGGCTGGGACGTGGGCGACATCATTGCGGTCGAAGGTGGCCTGACCCGTACCAAGACCGGCGAGCTGTCGGTCAAGGCCGAGTCGATCCGCCTGCTGACCAAGTCGCTGCGCCCGCTGCCGGACAAGTGGCATGGCCTGGCCGACGTCGAGCAGCGCTACCGCCAGCGCTATGTCGACCTGATCGTGACGCCGGAGTCGCGCGCGGTGTTCATCAAGCGCTCGAAGATCATCCGTGCGATGCGTGCATGGCTGGACAACCGCGACTTCCTCGAAGTCGAGACGCCGATGATGCATTACATCCCGGGCGGCGCGGCGGCCAAGCCGTTCACCACCCACCACAATGCGCTGGACCTTGACCTGTACCTGCGCGTGGCGCCGGAGCTGTACCTCAAGCGCCTGACCGTCGGTGGCCTGGAGCGCGTCTACGAAATCAACCGCAACTTCCGCAACGAAGGCGTCAGCACCCGCCACAACCCGGAATTCACCATGATGGAGCTGTACGAGGCGTATGCCACGTACAACGAGATCATGGACCTGACCGAAGGCGTGATCCGTGACGTGGCGCAGGCGGTCAACGGTTCCACCACGGTGGAGTGGGATGGCGCCAACATCGACCTGGGCCCGGCGTTCCGCCGCTGGCGCATGGACGAGGCGGTGCGCCACCACAACCCGGAAATCTCCGCTGCCGACTGCACCGACCGTGATGCGCTGCTGCGCCATTGCGAGCGCTTGAAGATCCGCGTCAAGCCGTCCTACGGCTGGGGCAAGCTGCTGCTTGAGATCTTCGAAGCCACCGTCGAACACACCCTGATCCAGCCGACCTTCATCACCGATCACCCGGTGGAGGTCTCGCCGCTGGCCCGCGCCAACGACAACGATCCGGGCTACACCGACCGTTTCGAACTGTTCGTCAACGGCAAGGAGCTGGCCAACGGCTTCTCCGAGCTGAACGACCCGGAAGACCAGGCCCAGCGCTTCCAGGCGCAGGTGGCGGCGAAGGAAGGCGGCGACGACGAGGCCATGCACTACGACGCCGACTACATCCGTGCGCTGGAGTACGGCATGGCGCCGACCGGCGGCCTCGGCATCGGCGTCGATCGCCTGGTGATGCTGCTGACCGGCAGCAGCTCGATCCGCGACGTGCTGCTGTTCCCGTACATGCGTCCGGAGCAGTAA
- a CDS encoding response regulator codes for MQGASVHSGGVSSPADLSAWSRRQAENALNIVIVDDQTSARTMLRHVIEDIAPELSVHDFGDPLTALAWCESYPVDLLLLDYRMPEMDGLEFARRFRRLPKHRDIPVILITVVGDEPIRQAALEAGVIDFLVKPIRPRELRARCYNLLQLRQQTENVKQRALSLEQRLLASMHEVEERERETLSRLARAIEFRDAGTSAYLERMARVAGLIAEQLGLPEDDVKLIEMAAPLHDMGKIAIPDAVLLKQGKLNDEELAIMRRHPRIGHELLSGSQNRFIQVGALIALRHHERYDGSGYPDGLVGDAIPLEARIVAVADVFDALISPRPYKEAWTMEATMAYLYAQRGRLFDPRCVDALLRGREQLEQICAEHSIASARPGLGA; via the coding sequence ATGCAGGGTGCCAGCGTGCACAGCGGCGGGGTATCCTCGCCCGCTGACCTTTCAGCATGGTCGAGAAGGCAGGCAGAGAACGCCTTGAACATCGTCATCGTCGATGACCAGACTTCCGCACGGACGATGCTTCGTCACGTCATCGAAGACATCGCGCCGGAACTGAGCGTGCATGACTTCGGCGATCCGTTGACCGCGTTGGCATGGTGCGAATCGTATCCGGTCGACCTGCTGCTTCTCGATTACCGCATGCCGGAGATGGACGGGCTGGAATTCGCCCGCCGCTTCCGCCGGCTGCCCAAGCATCGCGATATCCCGGTAATCCTGATCACCGTGGTCGGCGACGAGCCGATCCGGCAGGCGGCGCTCGAAGCCGGCGTGATCGATTTCCTGGTCAAGCCGATCCGCCCGCGCGAGCTGCGCGCACGCTGCTACAACCTGTTGCAGTTGCGCCAGCAGACCGAGAACGTGAAGCAGCGCGCCCTGTCACTGGAGCAGCGGCTGCTGGCCAGCATGCATGAGGTGGAGGAGCGCGAGCGTGAGACGCTTTCGCGGCTGGCACGTGCGATCGAGTTCCGTGATGCCGGAACCAGTGCCTACCTTGAACGGATGGCGCGCGTGGCGGGCCTGATCGCCGAGCAGCTGGGCCTGCCGGAAGACGACGTCAAACTGATCGAAATGGCTGCGCCGCTGCATGACATGGGCAAGATCGCCATTCCCGATGCGGTGCTGCTCAAGCAGGGCAAGCTCAATGATGAGGAGCTGGCGATCATGCGTCGGCATCCGCGCATTGGCCATGAGCTGCTCAGTGGCAGCCAGAACCGCTTCATCCAGGTCGGTGCATTGATCGCGCTGCGTCACCATGAGCGCTACGACGGCAGTGGTTATCCCGATGGCCTGGTCGGCGACGCGATTCCGCTGGAGGCGCGTATCGTCGCCGTGGCCGACGTGTTCGATGCGCTGATCTCGCCACGCCCCTACAAGGAAGCGTGGACGATGGAAGCCACCATGGCCTACCTGTACGCTCAGCGTGGGCGTCTGTTCGATCCGCGTTGCGTGGATGCATTGCTGCGCGGCCGCGAGCAGCTGGAACAGATCTGCGCCGAGCACTCCATCGCCTCTGCACGGCCGGGACTGGGCGCGTGA